The Nakamurella alba sequence GGCTCGAGCCGCTCCGGCAGTGCCTCCGGCAGCGCGTCCGGGACCGCCACCACCGCGTCGGTCTCCACGACGCTCGGCAGCTTCCTGGCCGCGTCCGCACTGCGCGACACCCGGCCGGCCAACCCCGAGCAGATCGCCCTCCAGGTGTTCAACGCCAGCACCACCCGCGGCCTGGCCCGCACCGTGACCACCGAACTGCAGGCCGCCGGGTTCAGCTCGATCAAGGCCGGCGCCAACGACGTGCTCTATCCCGCGGGCGATCTCGTCTGCAGTTCGGAGATCCGGTTCGGCCCCGCCGGGCTGGCGCAGGCCCGCACGGTGCTGATCGTGGCGCCGTGCGCACAGCTGGTCCAGGACGACCGGTTCGACGCCTCCGTCGACCTGGCCCTCGGCGCCCGGTACGTCTCCACCCCGGTCACCGACGAGATGAAGGCGCAGCTGCAGGCGCTGATCGACGCCGCCGCCCCGCCGCCGGTGATCGAGGGCCAGACCGCCGCCGCGCGGCCGCTGGCCTCCATCCCGCCGCTGCCGGAGGTCGACTGCTCCGCGCCGCCGACCCGGGCGGGCACCAGCAGCACGAGCAGCACCGTGTCGTCCACCCCGGACGTATCGGGGTCGGAGAGCTCGTCGGGTCAGGAGAGCGCTGAGGGCTCCGAGGGCTCTGTGAGCACCGAGCCGCCGGCGCTGAGCGACACCTCGGTGCTGGGCACCGGCTGACGGTTCTGCACCGACGGTTCTGCCCGCCGCGGGCACCCTGCGAAGCCCCTCGCTACGATCGCCGCACAGCGCACCCGGCCCCCGGCCGCGGCGCGGGCACATCGTCGAGGGAGATCGCCGTGACCAGTCAGCTCGCCGGGACCGCATTCGGGATCGACATCGGCGGCACCGGGATCAAGGGCGGGATCGTCGATCTGGCCACCGGTGACCTGGTCGGCGAGCGCTTCCGGATCGACACCCCGCAGCCGGCCACCCCGGACGCCGTCACCGACACCGCGGCGGAGGTGGCGAACCACTTCGGGTGGACCGGCCCGATCGGCGTGGACTTCCCTGGTGTGGTGCAGAACGGTGTCGTGCACACCGCCGCCAACGTCGACAAGTCGTGGATCGGTACCAGCCTGGTGGACACCCTCTCCGCCAAGGTGCCCGGCCAGGTCACCGCGCTCAACGACGCCGATGCCGCCGGTCTGGCCGAGGTGCGCTACGGCGCCGGCGTCGGCCAGAACGGCCTGGTCATCATGGTCACCTTCGGTACCGGCATCGGGATCGCGCTGATCTCCGGCGGCAAGCTGGTGCCCAACGCCGAGCTCGGCCACATCGAGCTCAACGGGCACGACGCCGAGACCAAGGCGGCGGCCTCGGCCCGCGAGCGGGACGGGCTGACCTGGGAGCACTGGACCAAGCGGGCGTCGAAGTACCTGGTCGCGCTGGAGAACCTGCTCTGGCCGGACCTGTTCATCCTGGGCGGCGGGATCTCGAAGAAGCCGGAAAAGTGGGTGCCGGGCCTGAAGACCCGCACCCCGCTGGTGGTCGCCAAGCTGATCAACAACGCCGGCATCGTCGGCTCCGCGCTGGCCGCGCACGAAGCGGCCTCCTGAAGTCCTTCCCGGCGTCACCCGGTGCGCCCGTCCGGTCACGATCGCGCGGCGGAAATGTGTTCCGGCCTGCCCGGAAAGCCTCGTCCGGTCGTGGTCCGGGCCGATCCGCCGTTACACTGGAACGGTCCTCGAGCGGGTCGCCCCCGATGACCAGGGCCCCCAGGCCCCGCAGCCGCCGCAGCACCGCGGGGGCGGACCTCTTCCGACGCCAGGCGTGAAAGGGCATCTGTTGGCACGCGCAGCAGCTTCAACCAGTCGGACCCGGGCCGCGGTCACCGCCGCCGCCCCCGACTCCACCCCCACCGACGCGGCCACCGGCCAGCGGGTCGCGAAGGGTGCCCGGGCCAAGAAGGCCCTGACCCCGGTCGACGGGGAGTCGCCCGACCTGGAGGCCGGCGAGCCCGGCGACCTCGAGGGCGAACCGGACGAGTCGCTGGAGGTCGAGGTGGCCGACGAGGCCGCCGACACCGCCGACACGTCCCCGGCCGCTGACGCCGCCGAGACGGACGACGACGACGGCGACGAGACCGAGGAGTCCCCGAAGGCCGCCACCACCACCGCGGGCGGCACGGCCGCCAAGGGCACCGGCAAGGACGGCCAGTCCGAGGAGTTCTCCTGGGACGACGAGGAGGAGTCCGAGGCCCTCAAGCAGGCCCGCAAGGACGCCGAGCTCACGGCCTCCGCGGACTCGGTCCGCGCCTACCTGAAGCAGATCGGCAAGGTCGCCCTGCTGAACGCCGAGGAGGAGGTCGACCTCGCCAAGCGGATCGAGGCCGGGCTGTACTCGGTCGAGCGGCTGCGGCAGATCTCCGAGTCCGCCGAGAAGCTGCCGACGCAGATGCGCCGCGACCTCAACTGGGTCCGCCGGGACGGCGAGCGCGCCAAGAACCACCTGCTGGAGGCCAACCTCCGGC is a genomic window containing:
- the ppgK gene encoding polyphosphate--glucose phosphotransferase produces the protein MAVTSQLAGTAFGIDIGGTGIKGGIVDLATGDLVGERFRIDTPQPATPDAVTDTAAEVANHFGWTGPIGVDFPGVVQNGVVHTAANVDKSWIGTSLVDTLSAKVPGQVTALNDADAAGLAEVRYGAGVGQNGLVIMVTFGTGIGIALISGGKLVPNAELGHIELNGHDAETKAAASARERDGLTWEHWTKRASKYLVALENLLWPDLFILGGGISKKPEKWVPGLKTRTPLVVAKLINNAGIVGSALAAHEAAS
- a CDS encoding RNA polymerase sigma factor, which gives rise to MKGHLLARAAASTSRTRAAVTAAAPDSTPTDAATGQRVAKGARAKKALTPVDGESPDLEAGEPGDLEGEPDESLEVEVADEAADTADTSPAADAAETDDDDGDETEESPKAATTTAGGTAAKGTGKDGQSEEFSWDDEEESEALKQARKDAELTASADSVRAYLKQIGKVALLNAEEEVDLAKRIEAGLYSVERLRQISESAEKLPTQMRRDLNWVRRDGERAKNHLLEANLRLVVSLAKRYTGRGMAFLDLIQEGNLGLIRAVEKFDYTKGYKFSTYATWWIRQAITRAMADQARTIRIPVHMVEVINKLGRIQRELLQDLGREPTPEELAKEMDITPDKVLEIQQYAREPISLDQTIGDEGDSQLGDFIEDSEAVVAVDAVSFTLLQDQLQAVLQTLSEREAGVVRLRFGLTDGQPRTLDEIGQVYGVTRERIRQIESKTMSKLRHPSRSQVLRDYLE
- a CDS encoding LytR C-terminal domain-containing protein produces the protein MSTDTAPERYHRRRRWPILTVVVVLLAGTGFIWFQVLKPGPAAATGCNQPGPAPSTTSQTSRSATSSRAASSSRSTGTAASTPRTSAPGSSRSGSASGSASGTATTASVSTTLGSFLAASALRDTRPANPEQIALQVFNASTTRGLARTVTTELQAAGFSSIKAGANDVLYPAGDLVCSSEIRFGPAGLAQARTVLIVAPCAQLVQDDRFDASVDLALGARYVSTPVTDEMKAQLQALIDAAAPPPVIEGQTAAARPLASIPPLPEVDCSAPPTRAGTSSTSSTVSSTPDVSGSESSSGQESAEGSEGSVSTEPPALSDTSVLGTG